ATCGAGTGTGAAGAGAATCTTGTAATTCGTCAATCCAATCCATCGTGGAGCGTTTATCATGTCATAGCTGGTGAAGCTGAGAAAGAGAGTTGCCAGTATCGGAGCAAGAATGAATGTTGACAACCCTATCAACCAGGGCGCCGCGAAGAGATAACCGGCCAGATTCTTTCTTCTGAAATACTTGCTCCGTCTTCTTTTCATGTTTTCAGGCTCTCCCTTCGGAAGAAATTGAAGGTAGCTGGACACGAGAAGACAGTTTCGGTCCGGCTACCTTCAGCATGCTCAGTGAGTCATCTTGTACTTCTGAATTTCTGCTTCAATCAGTTTCTGCGCATCGTTTAGAGCCTGCTCGGGTGTCTTTCGTCCGTAGATGGCCTCTTCGGTCGCAACCTGCAGAGTCTCATACCAGAGTGGCGCCTCGAGAACGAAGGGTCTGAATTTCGTGAATTCGAGGGCCTCGACCTGCATCTTCCACTCCGGATTCTCAAGAAGGTCGGATTTGTAGGCGGCTCTTTTGTTGCCTATAAGAGAGGAAATGCTGTCAGCCAGCTTCAGCTGCACCTCATCGCTCAGCAGGTAAAGCGCGAACTCCACCGCTTCGACCCTGTTCTTCGTCCTTGACGAGAGCTCTAAAGAGAAGCCGTTGGACCAGGTTGCTTTCTGAACGGGATATGGTATATGAACGATGCCGTAATCAAGATCCGGCGCGTAGGTTGCCAGATCGGCTATGAAATTGCCAACCTGGATTCCCATTCCCACCTTGCCGGCGATGAAGGCATCCGCCGCTCCCCAGCCGAAGTTTGCACCGAATGCAAGAAGCTTCTCCAGACCCATCTTATCGATAAGTGCGACCCACTCTTCAAGAGCCTGAATGATTCCAGGGGTGTTGACAACTACATCGCCGTTTTCATTGATAAAACTCTCTCCCTTACCCCAGACGTACATCCAGAAGTAAGACTGCCCGTAGAGTGGATTGAACCCGATGACATCGTAATCGCCATTCTTGTCGACAACGTTGAGTTTCTCGGCATATGATAGGAGTTCTTCCCATGTTGTAGGCGGTTTTTCGGGATCGAGTCCCGCCTGTCTAAAGAGATCTTTGTTGTAGAAAAGCAGTCTTACATCTGTCTCGAGTGGAAGCGCGTAGATCCCGCCTTCATAAGAACACATCTGCAGAGGGCCTTCGAAGAACACTTCGTCGGGGTCGAAACCGGCTGCCACCAAAAAGGGCCTTAAGTCAAGCAAAATGCCCGTAGAGGCTCTCATCCCGACATTTCCCAGATCGTGAAGGAATACGTCCGGTTCCTGTTTGGCAGCCATCGCTACCCTGATTTTGTCCCAGTAGTCCCAGAAGGATATTGCG
Above is a genomic segment from Mesotoga sp. UBA6090 containing:
- a CDS encoding ABC transporter substrate-binding protein, with the translated sequence MKKAFLIVFLSALLVTLAFGAPTKVKFWHMYLSGPSKDVMDEIIAEFNETHKGMIEVEDLAISFWDYWDKIRVAMAAKQEPDVFLHDLGNVGMRASTGILLDLRPFLVAAGFDPDEVFFEGPLQMCSYEGGIYALPLETDVRLLFYNKDLFRQAGLDPEKPPTTWEELLSYAEKLNVVDKNGDYDVIGFNPLYGQSYFWMYVWGKGESFINENGDVVVNTPGIIQALEEWVALIDKMGLEKLLAFGANFGWGAADAFIAGKVGMGIQVGNFIADLATYAPDLDYGIVHIPYPVQKATWSNGFSLELSSRTKNRVEAVEFALYLLSDEVQLKLADSISSLIGNKRAAYKSDLLENPEWKMQVEALEFTKFRPFVLEAPLWYETLQVATEEAIYGRKTPEQALNDAQKLIEAEIQKYKMTH